In a single window of the Serratia quinivorans genome:
- a CDS encoding Activator of Hsp90 ATPase homolog 1-like protein, which translates to MNQTDANPQPLVLEYSLDAPPEKVWRAIGIPALREQWLPTRVLADAEPIAVTPGAEISYRMRDDQPPFLESTVTLQILPTAAGGSLLRVIHRLDDARLTAANDSGRHLMRAA; encoded by the coding sequence ATGAACCAGACCGACGCTAACCCGCAGCCGCTAGTGCTGGAATATTCACTCGATGCGCCGCCCGAAAAAGTCTGGCGGGCGATTGGCATCCCGGCATTGCGCGAACAATGGTTGCCAACCCGCGTATTGGCCGATGCAGAACCTATTGCGGTGACGCCGGGCGCAGAGATCAGTTACCGGATGCGCGATGATCAGCCGCCGTTCCTTGAAAGCACCGTGACCTTGCAAATTTTGCCCACCGCCGCTGGTGGCAGCCTGTTGCGCGTTATCCACCGGCTGGACGATGCCCGGCTGACGGCGGCGAACGACAGCGGACGGCACCTGATGCGCGCCGCCTGA
- a CDS encoding DNA-binding transcriptional repressor ArsR: protein MNASALREGMPISQSAMSQHLAVLRQAGLVCEERQGRFVNYQVDPQGLALIAQWLDKYRAFWPERIDKLNILLKDMDQ, encoded by the coding sequence ATGAATGCCAGTGCGCTGCGTGAAGGTATGCCGATCAGCCAATCGGCCATGTCCCAGCATCTGGCAGTGTTGCGGCAGGCGGGCCTGGTGTGCGAGGAGCGACAAGGGCGTTTCGTTAATTATCAGGTGGACCCGCAGGGCCTGGCATTGATTGCTCAATGGCTGGACAAGTACCGTGCCTTCTGGCCGGAGCGTATCGATAAGCTGAATATTTTGCTAAAGGACATGGATCAATGA
- the ygjI_1 gene encoding Inner membrane transporter ygjI — translation MLIPTLGSDSVQDLMNTLINMTAAASMLPPLFIMLAYLNLRLKYDRVQRDFKMGSRLQGIAIVSTLIVIFAVGFVASTFPTGASIMTIVFYNVGGLVIFPRLCLVEVQPILEDPGCSGPL, via the coding sequence ATGCTGATCCCGACGCTGGGCTCTGACAGCGTGCAGGATTTAATGAATACGCTGATTAATATGACCGCCGCCGCATCGATGCTGCCGCCGCTGTTCATTATGCTGGCCTACCTGAACCTGCGTTTGAAGTATGACCGCGTACAGCGCGACTTCAAGATGGGTTCCCGGTTGCAGGGCATCGCTATTGTCAGCACGCTGATCGTTATTTTTGCCGTGGGTTTTGTCGCCTCAACCTTCCCGACCGGCGCCAGCATTATGACTATTGTGTTTTATAACGTTGGCGGGCTGGTAATCTTCCCTCGGTTATGCCTGGTGGAAGTACAACCGATACTCGAAGACCCTGGATGCTCAGGCCCGTTATGA
- the ygjI_2 gene encoding Inner membrane transporter ygjI produces the protein MAVSNRNTIGKFGLLAMTFAAVFSFNNVINNNIQLGIASAPVFLVATIIYFIPFCLIIAEFVSLNKNSEAGVYAWVKSALGGRWAFMTAYTYWFVNLFFFTALLPRVIAYASYAFLGYDYVFTPLTTAIISIFLFAFSTYISNSGAKLLGPMTSVTSSLMLLLTFSYIILAGAAVIGGIEPANPITVEAITPNFNWAFLGITAWIFQAAGGAESVAVYVNDVKGGSRSFVKVIILSGLVIGVLYSVSSLLLNVFVSRADLHFTGGTVQVFEGLSAHFGLPAVADEPFRRPDLLYRHVWLIADVDCCPGKNLLHRDPQRHLWRENHPPEQAWRADPRGLVAVLYRHPTDADPDAGL, from the coding sequence ATGGCTGTGTCGAATAGAAATACTATCGGCAAGTTCGGCCTGCTGGCGATGACGTTCGCGGCAGTGTTCAGCTTTAATAATGTAATAAATAATAATATTCAGCTTGGCATTGCCTCCGCCCCGGTGTTCCTGGTGGCGACCATCATCTATTTTATTCCGTTCTGCCTGATCATTGCCGAGTTCGTTTCACTAAACAAAAACTCCGAAGCCGGGGTGTATGCCTGGGTAAAAAGCGCTCTGGGCGGGCGTTGGGCGTTTATGACCGCCTATACCTATTGGTTTGTGAACCTGTTCTTCTTCACCGCGCTGCTGCCGAGGGTTATCGCTTACGCCTCTTACGCGTTTTTGGGCTATGACTACGTCTTCACGCCGTTAACCACCGCGATCATCAGTATCTTCCTGTTCGCGTTCTCGACCTATATCTCCAACAGCGGTGCCAAGCTGTTGGGGCCGATGACTTCGGTCACCTCTTCGCTGATGCTGTTGCTGACGTTCTCCTACATCATCCTGGCCGGTGCGGCGGTGATTGGCGGCATCGAACCGGCGAACCCGATCACGGTGGAAGCCATCACCCCTAACTTTAACTGGGCCTTCCTCGGTATCACCGCATGGATTTTCCAGGCGGCGGGCGGGGCCGAATCGGTGGCGGTGTATGTCAATGACGTGAAGGGCGGCAGCCGCTCGTTTGTGAAAGTGATCATCCTTTCCGGACTGGTGATCGGCGTGCTGTACTCGGTGTCATCATTGCTGCTTAACGTGTTCGTGAGCCGCGCCGATCTGCACTTTACCGGCGGTACGGTTCAGGTGTTTGAAGGGCTGTCGGCGCACTTTGGCCTGCCGGCGGTTGCTGATGAACCGTTTCGTCGGCCTGATCTCCTTTACCGCCATGTTTGGCTCATTGCTGATGTGGACTGCTGCCCCGGTAAAAATCTTCTTCACCGAGATCCCCAAAGGCATCTTTGGCGAGAAAACCATCCGCCTGAACAAGCATGGCGTGCCGACCCGCGCGGCCTGGTTGCAGTTCTTTATCGTCATCCCACTGATGCTGATCCCGACGCTGGGCTCTGA
- the ebgC gene encoding Evolved beta-galactosidase subunit beta, giving the protein MIIVESLAEFQLIYRAGKKWQRCMEAINNIERIEPDVFYSVGDSLVYRLASGPGQQHGWLEGNRRYFDLHYYLAGQETIEIADKCELTSVVAYQDETDREFFSGQGEPHRVGQGNVVIFENHQAYRFKESHQVKKVILKSDGRRQLFP; this is encoded by the coding sequence ATGATTATTGTCGAATCATTAGCGGAGTTTCAGCTTATTTACCGCGCCGGGAAAAAATGGCAACGCTGCATGGAGGCCATCAATAATATTGAACGCATCGAGCCCGATGTCTTTTATTCGGTTGGCGACTCGCTGGTTTACCGGTTGGCGTCCGGCCCGGGCCAACAACATGGCTGGCTGGAGGGGAATCGCCGCTATTTTGATCTGCACTATTACCTTGCCGGCCAGGAAACCATCGAGATTGCCGATAAGTGTGAACTGACTTCGGTGGTGGCCTATCAGGATGAAACCGACCGCGAGTTTTTCAGCGGGCAGGGCGAGCCACACCGGGTGGGGCAAGGGAATGTCGTTATCTTTGAGAATCACCAGGCCTATCGTTTTAAAGAAAGTCACCAGGTAAAAAAAGTCATTTTAAAAAGTGACGGTAGAAGACAGCTATTTCCTTAA
- the ebgA_1 gene encoding Evolved beta-galactosidase subunit alpha → MDRGENYQDSCQANLIGHYQQRVGELFEHYPFPQDNGNRQEVRWLSLQDANGHGIFIQPRRPINFSLWPYSAEMLHQAQHINELEESDYLTLNLDDQILGLGSNSWGSEVLDSYRVYLSSFNYGFTLVPFNRQETEAATLAGYRFSPAINNAQSEEANL, encoded by the coding sequence GTGGACCGGGGGGAAAACTATCAGGACAGCTGCCAGGCTAACCTGATCGGCCACTATCAGCAGCGGGTTGGCGAGCTGTTTGAGCACTATCCGTTCCCGCAGGATAACGGCAATCGCCAAGAGGTACGCTGGCTGAGTCTGCAAGATGCCAATGGCCACGGCATCTTTATCCAGCCGCGGCGGCCGATCAATTTCAGCCTGTGGCCCTACAGTGCCGAGATGCTGCATCAGGCTCAGCATATTAATGAACTGGAAGAAAGCGACTACCTGACGTTAAACCTCGACGATCAAATTCTGGGGCTGGGCTCCAACTCCTGGGGTTCGGAGGTGCTGGATTCCTATCGGGTTTATCTGTCGTCGTTTAACTACGGCTTTACGCTGGTGCCGTTTAACCGGCAGGAAACCGAGGCGGCTACGCTTGCCGGCTATCGTTTTTCACCGGCCATTAATAACGCTCAGTCAGAAGAGGCGAACTTATGA